Proteins from a genomic interval of Clostridium sp. AN503:
- a CDS encoding MATE family efflux transporter, which translates to MMGVKKRFREKNINMLEGSPARLVMLFSVPLVFGNIFQQLYYITDAVIVGKYIGIQALAAVNSCSWITWLLNAVARDLSNALCILASYSVGENDREKQKRIAGNACMVTLGLSAFLTVLVESNLTGIFVLFKVQSNIVQLTRDYFSILMWGIPLVLIYNVAAALLRAEGNSRITFCAVSASTAINVVLDLLFIVGFGWGVKGGALATVIAQSAAMMITLIPFIKSGMFTLKFSYWKPDKGLMKQVVSLWVPLFVNSAVISIGGSFVSRNVNAIGPFFTAGISSATKIFTVLESIIMAVQTGLSIFIGQNLGAEKLDRVKKGQHQIVLLALGLSLFLNLAVQPLASHLVSIFLSQDDPLYVRTLHVAVTDVRVITLGMFIMAPMYLYRIAIQTLGHPRYPMYAGFLQLTARIFAVTVLPPFIGEYAYYIATILAWAVTLPVVMIPYYRYVGQQRGGFFCRHW; encoded by the coding sequence ATGATGGGCGTGAAAAAACGGTTCAGAGAGAAAAATATAAATATGCTGGAGGGAAGCCCGGCCCGGCTGGTGATGCTGTTTTCCGTCCCGCTGGTGTTCGGCAATATCTTTCAGCAGCTGTACTACATCACCGACGCGGTCATTGTAGGGAAATATATCGGTATCCAGGCCCTGGCTGCGGTCAACAGCTGCTCCTGGATCACCTGGCTTTTAAACGCGGTTGCCAGGGATCTGTCCAATGCCCTGTGCATTCTGGCCTCCTACAGTGTGGGCGAAAATGACCGGGAAAAGCAAAAGCGGATCGCCGGCAACGCCTGCATGGTCACCCTTGGGCTTTCGGCGTTTCTGACGGTTTTGGTGGAGAGCAATCTGACCGGCATCTTTGTCCTGTTTAAAGTGCAGAGCAATATTGTGCAGCTGACCAGGGACTATTTCTCCATCCTCATGTGGGGGATCCCGCTGGTGCTGATCTACAACGTGGCCGCGGCGCTTTTGCGGGCGGAGGGCAACAGCAGGATCACGTTCTGCGCGGTCTCGGCTTCCACTGCCATCAATGTGGTACTGGATCTTTTGTTTATCGTGGGATTTGGTTGGGGCGTCAAAGGCGGTGCGCTCGCCACGGTCATTGCCCAGTCCGCGGCTATGATGATCACCCTGATCCCCTTTATAAAGAGCGGGATGTTCACGCTGAAGTTCTCTTACTGGAAGCCGGATAAGGGGCTTATGAAACAGGTGGTAAGCCTCTGGGTCCCGCTGTTCGTAAACAGCGCGGTGATCTCCATCGGCGGCAGTTTCGTTTCCAGAAATGTAAATGCCATAGGCCCGTTTTTTACGGCGGGGATATCCTCCGCCACAAAGATATTCACTGTGCTGGAATCGATCATCATGGCTGTCCAGACAGGGCTTTCCATATTTATCGGACAGAATCTGGGCGCGGAAAAGCTGGACCGGGTCAAAAAAGGCCAGCATCAGATTGTGCTGTTGGCTCTGGGCCTGTCCCTGTTTCTGAACCTGGCTGTGCAGCCCCTGGCGTCCCATCTGGTCAGCATCTTTCTCTCGCAGGATGATCCGCTGTATGTCCGCACCCTTCACGTGGCCGTGACCGATGTGAGAGTGATCACCCTGGGAATGTTCATCATGGCGCCGATGTATCTCTACAGGATCGCGATCCAGACCCTGGGCCATCCCCGGTATCCGATGTATGCCGGCTTTTTGCAGCTGACCGCCCGGATCTTTGCGGTGACCGTCCTGCCGCCGTTTATAGGGGAGTACGCTTACTACATAGCCACGATTCTTGCATGGGCCGTAACGCTGCCAGTGGTTATGATTCCGTATTACCGGTATGTGGGGCAACAGAGGGGAGGGTTCTTTTGCCGCCATTGGTAA
- a CDS encoding sugar ABC transporter permease, translating to MKHKKPEKRRVKAGDVCNYALFIGPTMILFTLLFLIPLVSEIFYSFTNWNGIDPTFKFMGIKNYIRAVRDGTYWTSFWFTIKFSVFVVVIANLIGFTWAYLLSGDIPYKNFWRALIYAPRIIGGVVLGFLWRFIFQNVFVQFGEWSGIKWFSQQWFTTPESSFWALVIVMTWSLSGYLMIIYNSGLAAISKDYYEAATVDGASKWRMLKSITLPLLKGTTTRCLFIAINWAMLLYDTNISLTNGNPYRTSEGVMMNIYATAFRSNQIAYGAAKSVLFILVLLVVSFGQMKLTSRNEVTM from the coding sequence ATGAAACATAAAAAGCCTGAAAAACGGCGCGTCAAAGCGGGGGATGTGTGCAACTATGCATTGTTTATAGGGCCCACCATGATACTGTTTACCTTACTGTTTCTGATCCCCCTGGTGAGCGAGATATTCTATTCCTTTACCAACTGGAACGGCATAGACCCTACCTTCAAATTCATGGGGATCAAGAATTACATCAGGGCGGTCCGGGACGGGACCTACTGGACTTCCTTCTGGTTCACGATCAAATTCTCCGTGTTTGTGGTGGTCATCGCCAATCTGATCGGCTTTACCTGGGCCTATCTCCTCTCCGGAGATATCCCCTACAAGAACTTCTGGAGGGCGCTCATCTATGCGCCGAGGATCATCGGAGGCGTAGTGCTGGGCTTTCTGTGGCGGTTCATTTTCCAGAATGTGTTTGTCCAGTTCGGTGAGTGGAGCGGGATCAAATGGTTCTCCCAGCAGTGGTTCACCACACCGGAATCCTCCTTCTGGGCGCTGGTCATCGTGATGACATGGTCTCTTTCGGGATACTTGATGATCATATACAATTCCGGCCTGGCAGCTATTTCGAAGGACTACTACGAGGCTGCGACGGTGGACGGGGCCTCCAAATGGAGGATGCTAAAATCCATCACCCTGCCCCTTTTAAAAGGCACGACCACAAGATGCCTGTTTATCGCCATCAACTGGGCGATGCTCCTCTATGATACCAACATCTCCCTGACCAACGGCAACCCCTACAGGACGTCGGAAGGCGTGATGATGAATATCTACGCCACCGCGTTCCGGAGCAATCAGATCGCATACGGCGCGGCCAAATCGGTACTGTTCATCCTTGTGCTGCTGGTGGTTTCCTTCGGGCAGATGAAATTGACATCGAGAAATGAGGTGACCATGTAA
- a CDS encoding CatA-like O-acetyltransferase, protein MPNRYTVIDETGWDRAMHCMIFRNSVEPAFCVTFEADITKYKQVIKEQGLSFTMAMVYAVCKCANEIEALRYRFVDGKVVLFDRIDTAFTYMNQETELFKVVNVPMAEDLKTYCELALKTAREQQEYFTGPLGNDVFQCSPMPWVTYTHISHTNSGKKDNATPLFDWGKYYEKDGRILMPVSVQAHHSFVDGIHIGRFVDKLQYFLNNQ, encoded by the coding sequence ATGCCGAATCGTTACACGGTAATTGATGAAACAGGCTGGGACCGGGCGATGCACTGTATGATATTCCGAAACAGTGTTGAACCGGCATTTTGTGTGACCTTTGAAGCCGACATCACAAAATATAAACAGGTGATCAAAGAACAGGGGCTTTCTTTCACAATGGCAATGGTATACGCGGTCTGCAAATGTGCAAATGAGATCGAAGCGCTCCGATACCGGTTTGTGGATGGCAAGGTGGTGCTGTTTGACAGGATCGATACCGCGTTCACTTACATGAACCAGGAAACAGAACTGTTCAAGGTGGTCAATGTCCCCATGGCAGAAGATTTAAAAACGTACTGTGAGCTGGCGTTGAAAACGGCGAGGGAGCAGCAGGAATATTTTACTGGCCCCTTGGGAAATGACGTTTTTCAATGTTCTCCTATGCCATGGGTTACGTACACTCATATCTCACATACGAATTCGGGAAAAAAAGACAATGCAACCCCTCTGTTCGACTGGGGGAAATATTACGAAAAAGACGGCAGAATCCTAATGCCGGTCTCCGTACAAGCCCATCACTCATTTGTTGACGGCATACATATCGGCAGATTTGTTGACAAACTGCAATATTTTTTAAATAACCAGTGA
- a CDS encoding PD-(D/E)XK nuclease family transposase: MTTMVKKDSLSGLRKHFPSLRTRKEILAVIAADPGLGDTFYRWPLETQEEFLGCCSGARGMKVLYDGVFKEIFNPETTPERLERLLYLLLGRRVSIKTVLPNDSVRLGAETSLLYTDIIVQMEDGSIGNIEVQKIGYAFPGERCACYSADHLLRQYKRVRGKRGKHFSYRDVKNVYTIVFFENSPQEFHEFSDIWMHKFKQQSDSGLEMNFLQEYILLPLDIYKKAMQNKSIETELEAWLAFLCFDAPERIEELITRFPEFAELYQQICDLCRNTEKVMSMYSKELEELDHNTVLYMIDEMQAQIDRQKAELETLKAATDKQRAELDWQKAEMDKQKAEMDKQKAEMDKQKAEMDKQKAEADKLKAEADRQKAEADRLRQQLACQKK; the protein is encoded by the coding sequence ATGACTACTATGGTGAAGAAGGACAGTTTGAGCGGGCTGAGAAAGCATTTCCCGTCCCTGCGCACAAGAAAGGAGATCCTGGCGGTGATCGCCGCGGATCCAGGACTGGGCGACACATTTTACCGGTGGCCGCTGGAGACCCAGGAAGAATTTTTAGGGTGCTGCTCCGGCGCCAGAGGGATGAAGGTCTTGTATGACGGCGTATTTAAGGAGATATTTAACCCGGAGACTACACCGGAACGGCTGGAGCGGCTGCTTTATCTGCTTTTGGGCCGGCGGGTATCGATTAAAACGGTGCTGCCCAATGATTCTGTGCGGCTGGGGGCGGAGACGTCGCTTCTGTATACGGACATTATCGTGCAGATGGAGGATGGCAGTATTGGGAACATTGAAGTGCAGAAGATCGGCTATGCGTTTCCAGGAGAACGGTGTGCCTGCTACTCAGCGGATCATCTGCTGCGGCAGTACAAACGTGTCAGGGGAAAGCGGGGGAAGCATTTTTCTTACAGGGACGTAAAGAATGTCTATACCATCGTGTTTTTCGAGAATTCCCCGCAGGAATTCCATGAGTTTTCTGATATTTGGATGCATAAGTTCAAGCAGCAGTCGGACAGCGGGCTGGAGATGAATTTTTTGCAGGAATATATCCTGCTGCCGCTTGACATTTATAAAAAAGCCATGCAAAATAAGAGTATAGAAACTGAATTGGAGGCATGGCTCGCATTTTTATGTTTTGATGCGCCGGAGCGGATTGAGGAACTGATCACCAGATTCCCGGAGTTTGCGGAGCTGTATCAGCAGATTTGCGACCTTTGCCGGAACACAGAGAAGGTGATGAGCATGTATTCTAAGGAATTAGAGGAATTGGATCATAACACGGTGCTGTATATGATCGATGAGATGCAGGCGCAGATTGACCGGCAAAAGGCAGAGCTGGAGACGCTGAAGGCGGCAACGGATAAGCAAAGAGCGGAATTGGATTGGCAGAAAGCAGAAATGGATAAACAGAAAGCAGAAATGGATAAACAGAAAGCAGAAATGGATAAACAGAAAGCAGAAATGGATAAGCAGAAAGCTGAGGCGGATAAGTTGAAGGCTGAGGCAGACAGGCAGAAAGCTGAAGCTGACAGGCTCAGGCAGCAGTTAGCCTGTCAGAAGAAGTAA
- a CDS encoding histidine kinase — METYRSEKFISIGRKIVMDVTLLMVLFIIVFSLYIYSSMQKNALNRYEQQVLINTEVSGGNINHYISSMITATKSVYINHPLMEFLKDHHSRKELEENEARITGYFKSIYYASTVASQIYLVLPNENFSILYEPRQLKFTSSGISDKVNIPNMQSFSDVYVEPTHVKTDYGHHIPALERYPADELVITVWLPISDLPADPRPIAYMAIDLPISFITENCSVINEAEETIYVVDEDNMIIASSDPEAQMKNFLEYYPRYQRAGEDNILIKYRQQLLAETRIDSRYFDWSIIKAAPARSVYALTTGQMVSMLVLFGVLAFAFLTMTSLRILKYVKSLREITRYMEKERERKSWDHEKKLKDYIIYCEKDEISSLIDSFQRLMDSLKEHSIQKYELKLAYTRSELKTMQAQINPHFIYNVIQCFATNALKNNNLKQYQMISSFGQMLHYAMVLEPSMVSVDKEIEYSRRYIALQQMRFEKQLAMVCEIDPASVDFKIPKMSIQPLIENSITHGNLMRKDGSVIKLKTEIRDDRFHLLVEDNGIPVSEETVGQVCHKVEQIREKLFYQDGTAAKKQTAALNYTVREDENHNHFIGIENVFSRLLLSFGGCDFKICANNINGTTVEFMVPLKAEPFREVEE; from the coding sequence ATGGAAACGTACAGAAGTGAAAAGTTCATCAGCATTGGCCGGAAAATCGTGATGGATGTTACCCTGCTCATGGTGCTGTTTATCATTGTGTTTTCGCTTTATATCTATTCTTCCATGCAGAAGAATGCGCTGAACCGGTATGAACAGCAGGTGCTGATCAATACGGAGGTCTCAGGCGGCAATATAAATCATTATATCAGCAGCATGATCACGGCGACCAAATCTGTCTATATCAACCATCCTCTGATGGAATTTTTGAAGGACCATCACAGCCGGAAGGAATTGGAGGAGAACGAGGCCCGTATTACCGGGTATTTTAAATCCATCTATTACGCGTCCACCGTTGCATCCCAGATCTATCTGGTGCTGCCTAATGAAAACTTTTCCATTCTGTATGAGCCGAGGCAGCTTAAGTTTACCAGCTCCGGTATATCGGATAAGGTAAATATTCCCAACATGCAGAGCTTCAGCGATGTTTACGTGGAGCCGACCCATGTAAAAACGGATTACGGACACCATATCCCTGCGCTGGAGCGGTATCCGGCGGATGAGCTGGTGATCACGGTCTGGCTGCCGATTTCAGACCTGCCGGCGGATCCCAGGCCCATCGCATACATGGCCATCGATCTGCCGATCTCCTTTATCACGGAGAACTGCAGCGTGATCAATGAAGCGGAAGAAACAATCTACGTGGTGGATGAGGACAATATGATCATCGCCTCCAGCGACCCGGAAGCACAGATGAAGAATTTTCTGGAATACTATCCCCGGTATCAGCGGGCCGGTGAAGATAATATTTTGATAAAATACAGGCAGCAGCTGTTGGCGGAGACCAGAATCGACTCCAGATATTTTGACTGGAGCATTATAAAGGCTGCCCCGGCTCGGAGCGTGTATGCACTGACCACCGGGCAGATGGTTTCCATGCTGGTGCTGTTTGGGGTGCTGGCGTTTGCGTTTCTGACCATGACCTCCTTAAGGATCCTTAAATATGTCAAGTCCCTCCGGGAGATCACCCGGTATATGGAGAAGGAGCGGGAGAGAAAGAGTTGGGATCATGAAAAAAAACTTAAGGATTATATCATTTACTGTGAAAAGGATGAGATCAGCTCTCTGATCGACTCGTTCCAGAGGCTGATGGATTCCTTAAAGGAGCATTCTATACAGAAGTATGAGCTGAAGCTGGCCTACACAAGATCTGAGCTTAAGACAATGCAGGCTCAGATCAATCCCCACTTCATCTACAACGTGATCCAGTGCTTTGCCACCAACGCGCTGAAAAACAACAACTTAAAGCAGTACCAGATGATCTCCTCCTTCGGGCAGATGCTTCACTATGCCATGGTCTTAGAGCCGTCCATGGTGTCGGTGGATAAAGAGATCGAGTACAGCAGGCGCTATATCGCACTGCAGCAGATGCGTTTTGAAAAACAGCTTGCCATGGTATGTGAGATCGATCCGGCCAGTGTGGATTTTAAGATCCCGAAGATGTCCATTCAGCCGCTGATCGAAAATTCCATCACTCACGGCAATTTGATGCGGAAGGACGGGAGCGTCATCAAGCTGAAAACGGAGATAAGGGATGACCGGTTCCATCTGTTGGTGGAGGACAACGGAATTCCTGTCTCGGAGGAGACCGTCGGGCAGGTCTGCCATAAAGTGGAGCAGATCCGGGAAAAGCTGTTCTATCAGGACGGTACCGCTGCGAAAAAACAGACTGCGGCTTTAAACTATACGGTCAGGGAGGATGAGAATCACAATCATTTCATCGGGATAGAGAATGTGTTTTCACGGCTTCTTTTGAGCTTTGGAGGCTGTGATTTCAAAATCTGTGCAAATAATATTAACGGGACGACAGTGGAATTCATGGTTCCGCTGAAGGCAGAGCCTTTCCGGGAGGTGGAAGAATGA
- a CDS encoding PTS ascorbate transporter subunit IIC, with product MNFLMNIWSYFAVNVLQQPAFMIGLIVMIGYILLKKPWYDVLAGVIKAIVGYLILSVGSSGLVNNFRPVLVGLKDRFNMDAMVIDPYFGQNAVTAGVEEVFGKAFGNAMILLLIAFIVNILLVRFSKYTKLRALFTTGHVQVQQAATAYWLILFACPFLIDNNAGLLVVMALILGAYWAVGSNLTIKPCQELTDGAGFCLAHQQMFAIALNTWIAEKFFGKKKDGKEIKKIDDLELPGFMSIFNENMVCTSILMVLFFGAILCILGRDYLVSQGFLKEGASMLFYVIQTCLYFSVYLAILQLGVRTFVTELTASFQGIADKLLPGSLPGVDCAVVFGFGSANAVPLGFLAGFVGQILAIIALIVLKSPVLVICGFVPVFFDNATIAIFANEKGGIKAALILPFISGLCQVFGSAIIAGWVGMAAYGGYLGMWDWAVVWPVMTALMKFLSYAGVALVVIGLLAIPQIQYLKDKKGYFLMTEDYEAYKELKGIK from the coding sequence ATGAATTTTTTAATGAATATTTGGTCATATTTTGCAGTAAACGTATTGCAGCAGCCGGCATTTATGATCGGTCTGATCGTTATGATCGGTTACATTCTGTTAAAGAAACCGTGGTATGACGTGCTTGCAGGTGTGATCAAAGCGATCGTGGGCTACCTGATCTTAAGCGTAGGCTCTAGCGGACTGGTAAACAACTTCCGTCCGGTGTTAGTAGGTTTAAAGGACCGTTTTAATATGGACGCCATGGTGATCGACCCGTACTTCGGTCAGAATGCGGTTACCGCAGGCGTAGAAGAAGTATTTGGAAAAGCGTTTGGCAATGCGATGATCCTGCTGCTGATCGCGTTCATCGTAAACATCCTGCTGGTCCGTTTCAGCAAATACACGAAGCTCCGTGCATTGTTCACCACCGGTCACGTACAGGTGCAGCAGGCGGCAACGGCATACTGGCTGATCCTGTTTGCCTGTCCGTTCCTGATCGACAACAATGCAGGCCTTCTGGTAGTGATGGCCCTGATCCTGGGTGCATACTGGGCGGTTGGTTCCAACTTGACCATCAAGCCGTGCCAGGAGCTGACTGACGGCGCAGGCTTCTGCCTGGCCCATCAGCAGATGTTCGCCATCGCGCTGAACACCTGGATCGCCGAGAAGTTCTTTGGCAAAAAGAAAGACGGCAAAGAGATCAAAAAGATCGATGATCTGGAGCTTCCGGGCTTTATGTCTATCTTTAACGAGAATATGGTATGTACTTCCATCCTGATGGTCCTGTTCTTTGGTGCGATCCTGTGTATCCTGGGACGTGATTATCTGGTATCGCAGGGCTTCTTAAAAGAAGGCGCGAGCATGCTGTTCTATGTGATCCAGACCTGTTTGTACTTCTCTGTATACTTAGCGATCCTGCAGCTTGGTGTAAGGACCTTCGTTACAGAGCTGACCGCATCCTTCCAGGGTATCGCGGATAAGCTGCTCCCCGGTTCTCTTCCGGGCGTGGACTGCGCAGTTGTATTTGGATTTGGTTCCGCCAATGCGGTTCCGCTGGGATTCTTGGCAGGCTTTGTCGGGCAGATCCTGGCGATCATCGCACTGATCGTTTTAAAGAGCCCGGTACTGGTTATCTGTGGATTCGTTCCGGTATTCTTTGATAATGCAACGATCGCTATTTTCGCCAACGAAAAGGGCGGTATCAAGGCAGCCCTGATCCTTCCGTTCATCTCCGGCCTGTGCCAGGTATTCGGTTCTGCGATCATCGCAGGCTGGGTAGGCATGGCGGCTTACGGCGGATACTTGGGCATGTGGGACTGGGCAGTGGTATGGCCGGTAATGACCGCACTGATGAAGTTCTTAAGCTATGCAGGCGTGGCGCTGGTGGTAATTGGCCTGCTTGCGATCCCGCAGATCCAGTACCTCAAGGATAAGAAGGGATATTTCCTGATGACGGAAGACTACGAAGCATATAAAGAGTTAAAAGGAATTAAATAA
- a CDS encoding response regulator: MKVLIVDDESHVREAIQLLLPWQELGFDRILTAESVAEAVLSIQTERPELAIVDVVIGNVLGMEIMNYINDQKLSTKVVVISGHDDFQYVRAMFILGALEYLLKPIEQDRLLDAVHKALSQMDVKQATEEFAVDKQFKSISPDYQHGLLRKLFRPELSGRAYEELVRISPRLKDVGWCRILHCTGSTLPVHEEGYMLKLSRLVNRMQEKLETEGKGTVFQNMRALHGYRGADLWDRGH; the protein is encoded by the coding sequence ATGAAGGTATTGATCGTGGATGATGAGAGTCATGTGAGAGAAGCCATCCAGCTTCTGCTTCCCTGGCAGGAGCTGGGATTTGACAGGATCCTGACGGCGGAAAGCGTGGCGGAGGCGGTTTTGTCTATCCAGACAGAGCGTCCGGAGCTTGCCATTGTGGATGTGGTGATCGGAAATGTCCTTGGTATGGAGATCATGAACTATATCAATGACCAGAAACTCAGTACAAAGGTGGTGGTCATATCCGGTCACGATGATTTCCAGTATGTGCGCGCCATGTTTATTCTGGGAGCGCTGGAATACCTGTTAAAGCCAATTGAACAGGACAGGCTTTTGGATGCGGTACATAAGGCTCTGTCCCAGATGGACGTAAAGCAGGCGACGGAGGAGTTTGCGGTTGACAAACAGTTTAAGAGCATTTCCCCTGACTACCAGCACGGGCTTTTGCGCAAGCTGTTCCGTCCGGAACTGTCCGGCAGGGCCTATGAGGAGCTGGTCAGGATCTCCCCGCGGCTGAAGGATGTGGGCTGGTGCAGGATCCTCCACTGTACGGGAAGTACCCTGCCTGTTCACGAGGAAGGGTATATGCTGAAGCTGAGCCGCCTGGTCAACCGGATGCAGGAGAAGCTTGAGACGGAGGGCAAGGGGACCGTGTTTCAGAATATGCGAGCCCTCCATGGATATCGTGGTGCTGATCTATGGGACCGGGGACATTAA
- a CDS encoding PTS sugar transporter subunit IIA: MLREFVESKHYKFAEEAPDWREAIRMSCESLEADGTVEADYKDQIISCVEKYGPYIVIMPDVAMPHCQEGARGVHKTTIGFMKLEKPVSFEEGDPEKDARLFFTLASCNSDQHLENMTKLSAVLMNEDVVKELLEAKGPEDLLRIQEKYLDN, translated from the coding sequence ATGTTAAGAGAATTCGTGGAATCAAAGCATTATAAATTTGCCGAGGAGGCGCCCGACTGGCGGGAAGCCATCCGCATGAGCTGTGAGTCTCTGGAGGCGGATGGGACTGTGGAAGCAGATTATAAGGACCAGATCATTTCCTGTGTGGAAAAGTACGGTCCCTACATAGTGATCATGCCGGACGTGGCGATGCCGCATTGTCAGGAAGGTGCAAGGGGAGTGCACAAGACGACGATCGGGTTTATGAAGTTGGAGAAACCGGTCAGCTTTGAAGAGGGCGATCCGGAAAAGGATGCGAGATTGTTCTTTACGCTGGCTTCCTGCAACTCCGACCAGCATCTGGAGAATATGACGAAGCTGTCAGCGGTGCTGATGAACGAAGATGTGGTAAAGGAGCTTTTAGAGGCAAAAGGCCCGGAAGACCTGCTGCGGATTCAGGAAAAATATCTGGATAATTAA
- a CDS encoding PTS sugar transporter subunit IIB, protein MAKDNMSFLVCCANGAGSSLMMKMTMEKVLKKLGIKPSKVHHCALSEGKTAANQFDVVFCAQNFANMFKDAEKKGTTVIGLRNIMSAQEMEDKMREHGII, encoded by the coding sequence ATGGCAAAGGACAATATGAGTTTTCTGGTATGCTGCGCAAATGGGGCAGGTTCCAGCCTGATGATGAAGATGACGATGGAAAAGGTGCTCAAGAAGCTGGGCATCAAACCGTCCAAGGTGCATCACTGCGCGCTGTCAGAGGGAAAGACCGCAGCCAACCAGTTTGACGTAGTATTCTGCGCCCAGAACTTTGCAAACATGTTTAAGGATGCGGAGAAAAAGGGAACGACGGTGATCGGCCTGCGCAATATCATGTCTGCCCAGGAGATGGAAGACAAGATGCGGGAGCACGGGATCATCTGA
- a CDS encoding AraC family transcriptional regulator: MDIVVLIYGTGDINFEKEVLALKKLAVSENCVLNLGGSRIHKFPEELESAWTEARLAADHLTGTGIFAIKEYEPGMNRIYLKENLQMENALRSSVILGNIVSVEDGLSAWGETAISGRPVTVGLLRSLWDSFFLMYGKWEQSVEGLDEGLLLKGIVRNFGDVLSGPWEDTLNRMYRYFLEVTAELIENRRQIQNASGMMPKVVDFLELNYMKRISQQECADYFHINKDYLSRAFKKHTGIGMAKYLNNIRIRKAKELLRSTELQIQEIADQVGYFDAKYFSRQFKLATGMTPASYRQDAQA, encoded by the coding sequence ATGGATATCGTGGTGCTGATCTATGGGACCGGGGACATTAACTTTGAAAAAGAAGTCCTTGCCCTCAAAAAGCTGGCGGTCAGTGAGAACTGTGTGCTGAATCTGGGCGGCAGCCGGATCCATAAGTTCCCGGAGGAGTTGGAGAGCGCGTGGACGGAGGCGCGGTTGGCGGCGGATCATTTGACCGGTACCGGGATCTTTGCCATAAAAGAGTACGAACCGGGCATGAACCGGATCTATCTGAAGGAAAATCTCCAGATGGAAAATGCCCTGCGGTCTTCGGTGATCCTGGGAAATATTGTCTCCGTTGAGGACGGGCTGAGCGCCTGGGGCGAGACGGCCATAAGCGGCCGGCCTGTGACCGTCGGGCTTCTGCGCAGTCTATGGGACAGCTTTTTTCTGATGTACGGGAAATGGGAGCAGTCTGTGGAAGGACTGGATGAGGGGCTGCTCCTTAAAGGGATAGTCAGGAATTTCGGGGATGTGCTGTCGGGGCCGTGGGAGGATACCCTAAACCGGATGTACCGGTATTTTCTGGAGGTCACGGCGGAGCTTATTGAAAACAGGCGGCAGATCCAGAATGCGTCCGGCATGATGCCCAAGGTGGTGGATTTTCTTGAGCTCAACTATATGAAACGGATCTCCCAGCAGGAGTGCGCCGATTATTTCCACATCAACAAGGATTATTTGAGCCGGGCCTTTAAGAAGCACACGGGGATTGGCATGGCAAAATACCTCAATAATATCCGGATCAGAAAGGCGAAGGAGCTTTTGCGGTCGACGGAGCTGCAGATCCAGGAGATCGCTGACCAGGTGGGATATTTTGACGCAAAGTATTTCTCACGCCAGTTCAAACTGGCAACAGGCATGACGCCGGCCAGCTATCGCCAGGATGCGCAGGCATGA
- a CDS encoding carbohydrate ABC transporter permease, producing the protein MKRNRTIRTALTLAFVIFSCSLVLIPLYFTVLNSFKPYPEIAANIAAFPNNATLANFKEAWKRLHFPLVLFNTLIITVFSAVGTVILSGMTGYWLARHQNRLTRLCFVLILCGMSVPFQCIMITFAKMIGLMNLGNKYMGVIISNWTFSLPMSVFLVTGAVKSLPIEIEESAVIDGCTPLSLYWRIVFPLTKGTMFTIVSLEVLKYWNNYLMTQFILTRQQMRTIQIAMMSLFNEALFSWDVAVAAVTLSILPLFIFFVIAQKQVLSSATVGAVKG; encoded by the coding sequence ATGAAACGAAATAGAACGATCAGGACAGCCCTGACGCTGGCTTTTGTTATATTCAGCTGTTCCCTGGTGCTGATCCCCCTGTACTTTACGGTTTTAAACTCCTTTAAGCCCTACCCGGAGATCGCGGCCAATATCGCGGCTTTTCCAAATAATGCTACACTGGCTAACTTTAAGGAGGCATGGAAACGGCTTCATTTCCCGCTGGTGCTGTTTAACACCCTGATCATCACCGTGTTCTCGGCGGTGGGGACGGTGATCTTAAGCGGGATGACCGGGTACTGGCTGGCAAGGCACCAGAACCGGCTGACGAGACTCTGCTTTGTGTTGATCCTCTGCGGTATGAGCGTGCCGTTCCAGTGCATTATGATCACTTTTGCCAAGATGATCGGCCTGATGAACCTGGGCAATAAATACATGGGGGTTATCATAAGCAACTGGACCTTCTCGCTACCCATGTCGGTATTTCTGGTGACGGGGGCGGTCAAGTCCCTGCCCATTGAGATCGAGGAGTCGGCAGTGATCGACGGGTGCACGCCCCTGAGCCTTTACTGGAGGATCGTCTTTCCGCTCACCAAGGGGACCATGTTCACCATCGTGTCCCTGGAGGTATTAAAATACTGGAACAACTACTTGATGACCCAGTTCATTTTGACAAGGCAGCAGATGCGGACCATCCAGATCGCCATGATGTCCCTGTTCAACGAGGCTCTGTTCTCATGGGATGTGGCGGTGGCGGCAGTTACCCTGTCCATCCTGCCGCTGTTCATCTTCTTCGTGATCGCTCAGAAGCAGGTGCTCAGCAGTGCGACGGTGGGTGCGGTAAAAGGCTGA